gaactGGGGGgcacatatacactgctcaaaaaaataaggggaacactaaaataacacatcctagatctgaatgaatgaaatattcttattaaatacttttttctttacatagttgaatgtgctgacaacaaaatgacacaaaaattatcaatggaaatcaaatgtatcaacccatggaggtctggatttggagtcacactcaaattaaagtggaaaaccacactaaaggctgatccaactttgatgtaatatccttaaaacaagtcaaaatgaggctgggtagtgtgtgtggcctccacgtgcctgtatgacctccctacaacgcctgggcatgctcctgatgaggtggcggatggtctcctgagggatctcctcccagacctggactaaagcatccgccaactcctggacagtctggtgcaacgtggcgttggtggatggagtgagacatgatgtcccagatgtgctcaattggattcaggtctggggaacgggcgggccagtccatagcatcaatgccttcctcttgcaggaactgctgacacactccagccacatgaggtctagtattgtcttgcattaggaggaacccagggccaaccgcaccagcatatggtctcacaaggggtctgaggagctcatctcggtacctaacggcagtcaggctacctctggcgagatACCtctatcacctgcagaaccactcctttattgggggtgtcttgctaatttccacctgttgtctattcaatttgcacaacagcatatgaaatttgtcaatcagtgttgcttcctaagtggacagtttgatttcacagaagtgtgattgacttggagttacattgtgttgtttaagtgttgccTTAattgttttgagcagtgtatatcatttatacccccccccccccgtattGTAAACACtacaaacagcctacccgaccgctcggaggcgtccgcatggtcctaaagcacaccattGCCTAGTTTTGTATAACTTTCCAATTATAAAAACTGGGGGGGACAAACATGCAATTTCAGaatattgggggggggggcagacatgcaatttcagaatgttggGAGGGGAAcatgtccccagtgaaagttgcgcccctggtaCCAACAACAGATATACATTATCAACAGGCCCAGTGGGCAGCAGTGTCAATATATCCAGGTTTGGATTTACTACAGCACAGGGAAAGAAACAGATAGAGACCATGGAAAATAGAGTGTTGTTTACCATTCCAGTAAGAAGTTCAATCAGCAATGCCCCCAGACTCCACCAGTCACACGCCTCTGTGATTTTGGACACACCTCCAATCTCTGTTGGCCAACAACAGAACTTGTTCTTTACAGAGTTATTGTTGGATCAAGCTAAATGTCTGATTCTTACCACTAGATCACACTTTATATCTATAGGGTATGAACCCTATGTGTAACGGTTGTAACATGTGACTGAAGTTTATTGAATGAACAGTGTTTTCACCTGGGGCACAGTACATCTGGTCCATAGCTTTAGAGTTGATTTCTGACTGAACTTCACTCCACTGGCCAAAGAATGTCAGGCAGACCTTTCCTAGTGAGAAACATCAAATTATGTCACAATCAAAGTTAGTTGAGTTTTCAAGAGTCATGCCAAAAACAGACCAACAATGACACCCCTTACCAAGTTAAAGTGATTTAGGTGACTAACCATTACTCGTGAGCAGGATATTCTTTGGGTTGAGGTCTCGGCACACCACACCTTGCTGGTGAAGACTCTCCAGGGCCAGGAGGATCTGAGCCCCCAACAGACGCACCTCTGCCTCAGGCAGCCCCCAGCTACTTTGCCtggccctgtctctccctctggagGCCTTGGCTGTGAACTTGGGTAGGTGGCACCAGCCATCCACCTCAATGATTTGATCCTCATCCTGTCCATCCGATTCCTCTGACTTTAGGAAAGCATCCATGTCCCCCTTCCGGCACTGTGGGGAGGCCCCTGTGGGGTCAGGGGTGTTGGGGTAACATAGTGATCCTTTCTCTCGGGGGAGGTCCTTACTCACAGGGCTCAGCAGCTCCcagccctcctccacctcctcccctggCTCTCTGCCAGGAGGCCCCACCTGATACTTCACCCCTGTGAGGGCCAGAGAAGTGCCTGGCTGGGTCCCCAGCTGTGTCCCAGTACTGTGACAGTGAGGGACTGAGGGGGGTTGAGAGTTCCCTGAGGATGTCCTCATGAGCTTCAGCTTGTCTACTGTAGAGGGACACACAGCTCTGCCAGGCTGGGgagtctctgtgtccctggttacTGAATTCACCATGCTCTCCTCAATGTGATGGTTtaccttctccttccctctaccctggtgtgtgtctgtcaccATGCTCACAGTGTTCTCAAGTTCTCTACCTGAAACACTGTCTCGGTGAGAGCCATTGGAGGTCAAAGTTGCTCTCTCACTAACCTGACTTTGAATATGGAGGGGTAATTGCAATGTATTGGGAACGTAACTTTTCTGTGAATATAAACTGATAGTAGAATTCTTGAAGTTCACTGTTGACCCTGTACCACCAGAAGAGGTCTGAGTTGTTTGAGGTACAGATTTACCTGCAGCTATATCTGAGTCAGTACAAGTCCCTGCATAGGGGGCTGGACTTTCACAGTTACGAGTCAGATCAGCCTTCCACACAATGTTGAAATTCAAACTGGATTCAATTTTTTCTGTTCCAGTGGCCTTCCTAGAGGGCTCAGAGGTGACATCAGGGGCCTGATCGATACACGGATGACCACAGAGAGCAGGTTTGTCCTGAGTTTTAGAGTGCAAACACTGACTGAGGCCTGCTGGATGGATATGGGGCCTGGTGTCTGACCTAGATAAGGAGGGCTGTGTCGCCGGAGTGTGTGGCGCTGCAGACCTGGAGTTGTTCTGCAGGCAGCCTGTCTCCTCGCAGTAGGAGTGGGTCCTACAGCTTTCTAGACGATGCTGAGCCTCGAGCCAGAATGCCGGGGAGTCTGTGTCTGAACTCTCCTCGTTCTCCGTCTCCAGGAGAGAGGTTTTCTCTGTGCCCCCTCTGTCATTCTGCTGGTAGTCTGAGCTGATGGTAGGGGAGGTGTAGCTGTTCTTCAGTTTGATCCTGTGCTGGCTGGGACTGGAGCATTCTGGGTGCTCTTTGGCTCGGTCGTTCCTGACCTTGTGAAGTTTAGAGAAAAGCTTCCCACCTACAGATCATAGAATAGTCAGACAATAGTTGTTTTTCTTCATTTTAATTCAGCTATCTTTTCTACTCTCTATGGCATCCTTGACCCAAAATGGCTGAAAAGTGCAGACATCAGCAAAAAATGAAAACTGTTGGTCCACTGCCTTTGCATGGCTATAGGCTAGATAAGAGCATCAGCTAAATCTCCCATACTGCAGGGCTGGCAGGCAGAGCCTGTGTTCAGCTCACCTTGAACATGCTCCAGATGCAGGTACACAGCATCCTCACTGACATAGTACCTCAGCAGCTTCACCATGAAGGGGACGCCCTGGGGGATGATAGTGGGCTGGCCCCGGCTCTCCCAGCTCGACTTGGGCAGGCTCTGTGACGACACAGCTCAACAGATCAACACACATATTACTATGCTGTTATTACCTTTGTCAAAATACAACTTATCACTACTGTACTACACATTATTTTCAGGCTAGTCTTAATAAGTCTATTGTTAATTGATCGAAAAATGAATCTTGGCCCTACCAGTGCCTAGAAAGCATTTTTTCTGAGACCTACACCGTAGCCAACCCTGCAACAGTATGTTCCAATAGCAACTCTCTGGTTACAGATGGGAGGTGCATTTGCACTAAGAGGGTCAAAGTAGAGGGCTTTTAGCCAGATCAATGGAGAAGGATACTCATGGAGACAAGGCTGATAATATTCCTATCAACTGGGctgccctggctggctggcagggaTCCAGACAGTACAACAGCCATCTGTGCACTGGATATGCATCTACACAGATAGACATtttacatttagcagacactcttatccagagcaacttgtaGGAGTAATTAGGGGTTAgtgcttgctcaagggcacaaagACAGATTTTCCACCAAgtcggcttggggattcaaaccagcaacctttcagttactggcccaacgctctcaaccactaggctacctgcactgCTAGATAGCTGTACTACATGTGTACTCTGTCATTCTGCCCTCCCCCCTGACATACTGTATTGGCAGTGCTGAGGCATAAGTACTTACTTTAACAACAAAGTTTTCCTTGGTAATCAGGCTTTGGACAATCAAGACCTTGGGGAGAAGACATACATTTTATGTTAGTTTAAATAGAGCTGAGAATAAATTGAGTAGTATGTTAGTAGATGGTTATGACCGTTTTGGGACAAGTTCATATTTGGAAAGGTAAGCATCATGGTTCACTGGATCTATAAGACATGGTTAATAAAGGGTTAACTACAGCCAGGACGTCTGTTGAAGAGGTGATCATCAGCTGGAACAAACAGTTCATGTAAAAACCTCCCTACCTTATCGATGATCCCCACCACTTTACACATCTCCAGATCCTCCACTGGGGAGCTCAGGTGTCTGATTGGCCGGAATCTCAGACTACTGTAACCCTGGTGATAAAAAGAGATTACTGCACAGATGTCAGCAATGTGGACACGTGTTTGTGTTGAATTCACATCTGAAAGTGCTTCTACTCTGGGATTAGTTACAATCTTAGGACATATATTAGAATGTTAcataagagagaggggaagtgagagCTCCCAGCGGCCCAGGGCGAGCCACCCTGGCAGATCGTGTAACAGAGGGGATGTTGTGCTGCTCTGTAGCCAACCTCCAGAGACTGTTAGCAGCACAGACTGGTTGCTCTGAAGATGTGACTCAGACTTTCCCAGAAGGAAATGATTCAGAGAGGTGGACATATAAATAGCATGTCAACCAACTCTTCAATAAACAGACTAGACATATaaatcaatacaggactaaaaaACTGGAAAATGAGTGCCCAGTATCATTGAGTAACACAGATGGTCAGAACAGGTTGATTACCATTCATAAGATGTGCACAGTAGTATGGCATGTTAATCGTGTCGAAGGAGGGTTTACTGTAAAAAGTAATCTTCTTACCCCTAAGTGAGAGTTCCCCTTCCCCAGGTTGTCCTGCAGGTGGGAGATAAAGATTTCCTCGGCCCTCTTCAGATACTGAGTAGTCTTCCTCTTCACTGCCTCCCGGCGCTCCTTGTTAGGGTCCACTGGAAGAcagaccaacctcagatttctctcCCCCTCACACAGAGAGGGACTGAAACCTCACTTCACTAAACTGAAATCAACTCACAGGGATTGACATTAAGGGTTGCCCTATTGGCCGGGGCAAGTGAACTGAGCAGTTGCGCAACTTGAGCCTGCTCTGAGGTTGCCCTATTGGCCAGGTGATAAAAAAAGAACAAGTAAAACAACTAAACTGTAAAGAATTCCAGTAGCCTAAAACTGATCTTTCTCATTCCTCCACATTGTTTATCCTAAGTGAATTTATGGCATTTATGCCAGTCAGAGAAGCTGAGCCTGCTcttaattgtattttttactgAACTACCGAATTCAAAGAATTCAAGTCCTGCAAGTGATCATAATCTGCGGGCAACCCACAAAATACTCCTGACTTGCTGTATGGGCAAGTGCCTTTCAGACTTTAATGTCAATCCCTGACTCATATAATTCAAAAGCTTCTGTTTTACCTACCTCACTAAAACAGCAGAGGAAAGAGAGCAGAGTCAAATTCAGCATGCTTTACCAGTATGGAAATCTCTCCTCTGACTTTGGCTTTCTGAATTCCTGTTTTTCCTAGCAATGATTTAATTCTGCTTTTCAATGGATGAATCATGGACCGACAAATCCACATGTTCCTGTTTCATACCATGTGACTTGTTCTCACTGTGTTGACTAGCTGATCTACTCAATATCACCTTAATCAGAACCCTGCATGTTgacagaatacagtacagtagatttaCCGCTGTACCTTGAACTCCATTGAGCAGCAGGTCAACCCCGTTCTTGTAGTAGCTGAAGGCAGCCTCATAGTCTTCACTGACCTCCCTGTCCAGAGCCATGCGGATCTGCTTGGCTGCCTCCACCAGGTAGTCTCTCTTGGCCATGGCTGTCCTGGCTCGACCCTGTGGAGGTCCAGATGGGCCTAGCAGCCGCACAACAGACCCGGTTAAAGgagtgtactgtatgtaaatcaCACTGATCTGTATGTTCTAGGAGGGATCATAACATGACTAGCCACCACTAAGACTTTACTCTCTTTAAAGGAAGTTGCTAAGAATAATCCCTATGCTGGCGGTGAATGATTGATCAAATCTCCAGAGGTGGTAACTGCCAAAAACCGAGAGTCACTATTTCCACAGGGCTACAGTAAATCCCTTATCTAGTCACTTGTCTGAGAAAAACATGACAGCAAAGCACGAGACAGAGAGTAATGTGATCAATAACAGActgtttctctccccttctccatgcTAGCGTCAGATCATAAACTTGTGGAGTAAGTTGTCTCACATTTGCTCCCTGGTCCTATCAGCAGTGGGACTCATCTCTGGCAGCAGTCAGTCGGCTCACTGGGGGGTTATCCTCCTCCACTTGAAGGTTAAAGTCTTTGTTGACGAGCATGACGATACGAACCTGGGTAATCAAGAGAGTTTGGTTCAACTTCACCAGAGCACAGGAAGTGATTGAGTGTGCTGCTCCTGTATTATTGATGAATGAGCAGACACTGTCAGTGCTGCCGGGGTGGCCGAGGATCGAACGATGACTCAGAGTGCTTAACTGCCTGATGTCCACTCACTCATGTCAGACTAAATACATATAGGAAAGCTGTGGGCAGATCCCTGTTGTCAGAGGACTTATAAATGCTAATGTATTGCAATCAGAGAAGCTCTTAGAATACCACAAATGTGCACTATGAAAATGTGCTGATGCCTTACTACAGTACCATTGTGACATGGGGCTAGCGTtgtatacacacccacacacatacactcattaTCATACAGTCTGAGGAGGGGAAGTCAAGCCAAGTAGCACTGCAGCACCCTAGTGTGTCTGTCGTTGAGAATCCACACAGCAAAAACATGCAGTCAGCCTCCTGCAGTATTCCCATGATACATGCACCGACATCCTTGATACCAATGACAAACATATCATGTGATAATAGACACAAGATTCACAATGGAATAATCACATTTGTTTGTCTCGAATGGATAATTGcttgcatcacacacacatcatggtCGCCACACGACAGACAGGGATGCTATAGCATAAAATAAGCCACTGTCATGAAACACAGCCATCTGCAGTCTCTCTTGATCCTCCCTCACTGCTATTTAAGCATCTCTGATCTGGCCCTccttagagggggaggcaggctaGATAGATCTAGAAATCAgtgctgctacacacacacaaacaccactacATATATTCTACCTACCTGATGTGATCAGAGCATGCCCTGGACCCACCGCTCCAGTAGCAGCCTGCGTCCTCAGCAGCCTCCCTCCCTTCACGGACCTcaggaaaaggaggagagagcTCAGCGAGGCAGCCTATTGGCTTGCGATGATGTCACTAAGGGTACCATTAGCCACAAGGCTTTCACTTCCCCTCTCATCCTGATAGATGCAAGATTTAAAAAGACAGTGCTATTTTTGTCGTGCTGTGTCTCCAAACCTCTTTTTCAATTTCAGATAGATTTTGCAATATGTTACAGTATGCTATAGTGTAATTTTGTATGAAAATGTGAATGAGTCAATGGATTTGTACAACAATTACCTGAAACCGTATGAATAAAATAATGTGCCTGGTTCATTGTTGTATATGCAGTGGGTGGCTGCTATGTGGGCTCACCCTGCCTGGTTAGTCTAATCAGCTCTGACTTGGTCCTCAGTACCAGTGGGAGCCAGCTTCTCACTGGAGCACAAAGAACAAACCCAGGGGAGGGCTTGCTTACAGAGGAGCCGGGTGGAAGCTCCAGCCTGAGCcaaaggaggggaggaaaggaggcgCCCAGCCCATCAGCTAGGGTGGGAGGGGTCTGATATCATACTGGGGATGAgtatgtcagctcgggggtttgaactcgcaaccttccggttactagtccaacgctctaaccactaggctacgctgccgccccatgaTAATAATGCACATTTTATTTTTCAATCCAATTTCAAATGAACCAAAATAGAAAACATACAGTTATTTCAATGCTTCAGTTTGATTTTATTTCAGGAATTCAAGAGACATGATTTTAGAATGCATGTCAATGCATCAGGCAAAGTAATTAATATCTATCTATTCAGCAAAGCCCCATGCTGTCAGAAAGTCATATCAGTCACATCAATCAAGATACGATTAGACCAGAGGGGGAATCTAGTCTTTGATCAACTTGACACTATAGGGCACATAGTAGCCCTTGTTGTACATGTAGATTTTCTAATCAATAGGGTTGTAGTGCAGGTTTAAATATTCATCCTGGAACTTCTCAAATGGAATGCGGAGGTAGTTCTCCTGCTCTGTTTTGGTGTCATAGGAGTAGAATATCTCCTCGGTGTGAACATCGACTGGTCTAGTAGCATAGAGAACACCACACACCATGAAGGTATTACCTACCAATGATTTGTACACACCGGTACTCCATACATCCTCTATACCAAATTCATCCTTGTTTACTTTGGCAATGACCATTTTACGGCTGAGAAATCCATGTTCTGATTGGCTGAGAAACTGTATGAGAACGTTGCACTGGCCTTTTCAATGACTCTGTAGTCATATTTGGATGTGGTCAAATTCAGTTTAGCCATGCTGAGTGGGCTGTTTTTCTGGTAATACAGGGTGTTACCATGAACAATGTAATTGTTGCCAGTACCCTGCCATCCATTTGGTAAGGTATGTTGTTTAAATAAATTCCTTAAAACCAGATTTTGATAGTTGGAATAAAGATCAAATGTATTCACTGAGGCACTGCTGTAGGCACCATACCAATACATTGATTCAAAGCCACGATTGGGTTTTGAGTCTTTCCCCCACCCCCCAAATCTGTAGCCTGCATTCAAGTTTGCATTCAGTTGGCTGACCACTGGCTTCCCTACACTGGCGATGCCTTTGTGGTTGCAGGAGCCTGGGGGGAAATATAAATAGCTATTAATAATATGTATGACAAACAAATTCACAAACTACTGCTTTGATGTAATGATACAATATGTCAACAATGCTACCATTACAGAGGCTCCTTACCAATATCTGGGTTTATGCCCTTCTCTTGGTTCTTCTGGCACTCCTCCAGCTTCTTCTGCAGTTTTCCAAACTCAATACGGATCTCCTCCAGGTTACTCTTGTCATAGCTCTCCAACTGGTTCACAGTCAGGCTCATGTTGCGAATCTATGGATGCATGTGTACAAAGGACAAATAAGTATTTAGTTCCACACAGCAACATTCCTCTTGCTCCTGCATCATATTGCCTGTCACTTATTTATTATGCCACTGCCAGTCATTAATAGATAGACAAATATATCGGAATGACTATCACACATTTACCTCTGTGTACAGGCTGTTGAACATAGGCGAGGAGGAGTTGAGGGAATCCTTCAGCTGTGTCACCAACAATTCAAACTCTCTCAGCTCGATCCTGAGAAGCTCGAAGTCCAGTCGGATGTACTGGTCAGGGCCGCTCTCCACAATCTCAACTCTCATAGTCAGGTTCCTCAGCTCAGCCAAAAAGATCACCAGCTTTCCCTTGGAACTGTCCAGCTGCAAGAGAGACACAGGTGGTAGTCCTGGTGTAAGATATCTAGTAGGCTATACTGTGAATGAGGTCTCAGTTAAATATACACATGCATCTCCTCCGAGGTTTACAAGACTCCCCTACAGATGCAGTCACATTGCCAGAGTCCCAGTCCTCCATTGGCTGGAGGAAAATACATGGTACTTCACAATGGTAGTAAACTGGCAGTCTATTTGGAAGTATCTCTAGCTGTTAAGTTTTAGTGGAAGGAGAAAATGAAAGTCCCTTACCTGCCAAGGCCAAGGAAAGTCAGGAGCAGTAGAAATGGAGCCATCTTGTCTCAAGTGTTGTTCCGGTGAGTCTCCTTGTCTGTTCGCTCTGTATTTTTAAAGACCCTCCTATCAGCTCATGAGAAACATCTTGCTTCTTCCCAAAGTTACTGCTGTTGCGTAATAGACTCCCTTCAATTCTTGACACAATATATGCAGACATCCTTGTTTGATAAAATACTCAAATACAATTTTCTGAAACCTGTCTCTTATCCTTTTATTTGTTAAGAAGTATAGTACTGGTTTAAGTGTTTGATTCTGCCCTAGTTTTTCCATGAACCACATTTGAGTAGTTAATTCACTCAAGCAGAGTTCCATAGTCCGATCAATACTGTTATGCATGTTTGAATAATAATACATTGCTGATATAATAAATGGCTTTTGTAAATTATTCTTTCATTTACAGGAAATGATGGCCAAAGCGGATTGGGTCTATCGTAGTATTCATTTGTTTTTTCAAGACTTTGCTGTAGTCTACACATGTAAACTTTCAAATTAAATTGAACACGTTTTATTTTCTATGTGGTTAGATATCAATAATGAGCAGACTAAGTATACTCAGGAATGAAGGGGGTTATTGTTAATTAATTCTTAACAATGTGCTACATATTGAGAGAGATTATCCCCTAATACAGTATCACAATATCCCGCTATAATGTTGGTGACACTGTTTGATACCTACAGTACATGAAGATGAACAAAGTCTACAGTCCAAAACTACGTTTCCTCTAACTTTAAGTTTGGAACTGAATTTGCTATCAGCATAAGGGACTGTTGTCAGCatggaaaaaaacatttaaagtATTTTATATAAGATATAGTCATGCTTATTAGCCACAACTGACCTTCATTTGGCTGATACACATCATTATATAAGTACTAATACACCTCATTATATGAAGATCTGGTTGTGGTGCCTATCACACTCCTTCAGTTTGAGCTGTATCTTGATGTACTCACGACGGGTCACCAGCAGCAGGTTCTCATTGTACCACTCCAGCTGGGTCAGGACCACCAGCATGGAGGagatctgacagagaacacagaTGACCAATCACAAGACCAAAAGTTTTAAATCGTACAAAAGAGAAATATCTCAAGTGAAAAGTCGACATGGTCATTGACCATAGCTGTATCATGACCATATGAGTTGTTAGGAACAGTCTTGGGTAGAGTCCTGGTACTAAATGGTATCTAAATGGTACCTTAAACAAAAGAGTTCATAGTATTGAGCTAAGGCACATCAATTCAACAACTAACCCAACAACTAAAGATAATCATACCATCGAATTTAGCTGGGTAAGAATAAGGTTTGCATGAAACGTGGCCATGCATACTGGAATAATATTTATTTTGTGTAATACATGGACTctatgtaattattattattaatacctATTATGAATATTTCCAGTAAaaataatatacagtggggcaaaaaagtatttagtcagccaccaattgtgcaagttctcccacttaaaaagatgatagaggcctgtaattctcatcataggtacacttcaactatgacagacaaaatgagaaaaacaaatccagaaaatcacattgtagtatttttaatgaatttatttgcaaattatggtggaaaataagtatttggtcaataacaaaagcttatctcaatactttgttatataccctttgttggcaatgacagaggtcaaatgttttctgtaagtcttcacaaggttttcacacactgttgctggtattttggcccattcctccatgcagatctcctctagagcagtgatgttttggggctgttgctgggcaacacagactttcaactccctccaaagattttctatggattgagatctggagactggctaagccactccaggatcttgaaatgcttcttacgaagccactccttcgttgcccgg
The genomic region above belongs to Oncorhynchus nerka isolate Pitt River linkage group LG18, Oner_Uvic_2.0, whole genome shotgun sequence and contains:
- the rps6kl1 gene encoding uncharacterized protein rps6kl1 isoform X2, with translation MVKLLRYYVSEDAVYLHLEHVQGGKLFSKLHKVRNDRAKEHPECSSPSQHRIKLKNSYTSPTISSDYQQNDRGGTEKTSLLETENEESSDTDSPAFWLEAQHRLESCRTHSYCEETGCLQNNSRSAAPHTPATQPSLSRSDTRPHIHPAGLSQCLHSKTQDKPALCGHPCIDQAPDVTSEPSRKATGTEKIESSLNFNIVWKADLTRNCESPAPYAGTCTDSDIAAGKSVPQTTQTSSGGTGSTVNFKNSTISLYSQKSYVPNTLQLPLHIQSQVSERATLTSNGSHRDSVSGRELENTVSMVTDTHQGRGKEKVNHHIEESMVNSVTRDTETPQPGRAVCPSTVDKLKLMRTSSGNSQPPSVPHCHSTGTQLGTQPGTSLALTGVKYQVGPPGREPGEEVEEGWELLSPVSKDLPREKGSLCYPNTPDPTGASPQCRKGDMDAFLKSEESDGQDEDQIIEVDGWCHLPKFTAKASRGRDRARQSSWGLPEAEVRLLGAQILLALESLHQQGVVCRDLNPKNILLTSNGKVCLTFFGQWSEVQSEINSKAMDQMYCAPEIGGVSKITEACDWWSLGALLIELLTGMPLWQFHPAGVHSHTQLLIPDHLSTAAASLLTELLQFDPGYRLGSGGGGVSDIKCHPFFNGVSWKALSS
- the rps6kl1 gene encoding ribosomal protein S6 kinase delta-1 isoform X1; translation: MAKRDYLVEAAKQIRMALDREVSEDYEAAFSYYKNGVDLLLNGVQVDPNKERREAVKRKTTQYLKRAEEIFISHLQDNLGKGNSHLGGYSSLRFRPIRHLSSPVEDLEMCKVVGIIDKVLIVQSLITKENFVVKSLPKSSWESRGQPTIIPQGVPFMVKLLRYYVSEDAVYLHLEHVQGGKLFSKLHKVRNDRAKEHPECSSPSQHRIKLKNSYTSPTISSDYQQNDRGGTEKTSLLETENEESSDTDSPAFWLEAQHRLESCRTHSYCEETGCLQNNSRSAAPHTPATQPSLSRSDTRPHIHPAGLSQCLHSKTQDKPALCGHPCIDQAPDVTSEPSRKATGTEKIESSLNFNIVWKADLTRNCESPAPYAGTCTDSDIAAGKSVPQTTQTSSGGTGSTVNFKNSTISLYSQKSYVPNTLQLPLHIQSQVSERATLTSNGSHRDSVSGRELENTVSMVTDTHQGRGKEKVNHHIEESMVNSVTRDTETPQPGRAVCPSTVDKLKLMRTSSGNSQPPSVPHCHSTGTQLGTQPGTSLALTGVKYQVGPPGREPGEEVEEGWELLSPVSKDLPREKGSLCYPNTPDPTGASPQCRKGDMDAFLKSEESDGQDEDQIIEVDGWCHLPKFTAKASRGRDRARQSSWGLPEAEVRLLGAQILLALESLHQQGVVCRDLNPKNILLTSNGKVCLTFFGQWSEVQSEINSKAMDQMYCAPEIGGVSKITEACDWWSLGALLIELLTGMPLWQFHPAGVHSHTQLLIPDHLSTAAASLLTELLQFDPGYRLGSGGGGVSDIKCHPFFNGVSWKALSS
- the olfm4.2 gene encoding LOW QUALITY PROTEIN: olfactomedin (The sequence of the model RefSeq protein was modified relative to this genomic sequence to represent the inferred CDS: inserted 1 base in 1 codon; substituted 1 base at 1 genomic stop codon), which codes for MKLDSSKGKLVIFLAELRNLTMRVEIVESGPDQYIRLDFELLRIELREFELLVTQLKDSLNSSSPMFNSLYTEIRNMSLTVNQLESYDKSNLEEIRIEFGKLQKKLEECQKNQEKGINPDIGSCNHKGIASVGKPVVSQLNANLNAGYRFGGWGKDSKPNRGFESMYWYGAYSSASVNTFDLYSNYQNLVLRNLFKQHTLPNGWQGTGNNYIVHGNTLYYQKNSPLSMAKLNLTTSKYDYRVIEKASATFSYSFSANQNMDFSAXKMVIAKVNKDEFGIEDVWSTGVYKSLVGNTFMVCGVLYATRPVDVHTEEIFYSYDTKTEQENYLRIPFEKFQDEYLNLHYNPIDXKIYMYNKGYYVPYSVKLIKD